In one Mycobacterium heckeshornense genomic region, the following are encoded:
- the trmB gene encoding tRNA (guanosine(46)-N7)-methyltransferase TrmB, giving the protein MGHHGRMHAQHGAAATSPKLPDTDVPAQRYVRVTSFRSRRSALSGAQQQTWERLWPVYGRDAPRYSQAHSTGEDAEPRPLDTRAWFGRDAPVVLEIGCGAGTSTLEMARAEPDVDVIAVDVYRRGLAQLLSAIAREGVGNIRLIRGDAVDVLEHLIAPASLTGVRVFFPDPWPKARHHKRRLLQPATVAMIADRLRRGGVLHVATDHAGYAAQIAGAGDGEPRLARVGLHARPLAISVDRPTTKYETKARHAGSTVIDLVWERC; this is encoded by the coding sequence ATGGGCCACCATGGACGAATGCATGCGCAGCACGGGGCAGCGGCGACGTCGCCGAAGCTGCCCGATACAGACGTGCCTGCGCAGCGCTATGTGCGCGTCACCAGCTTCCGGTCACGCCGATCGGCGCTGTCGGGCGCCCAGCAGCAGACGTGGGAGCGGCTGTGGCCGGTGTACGGGCGTGACGCCCCCCGCTACAGCCAGGCGCACTCGACCGGCGAGGATGCCGAACCACGGCCGCTGGATACCCGTGCCTGGTTCGGGCGTGACGCGCCGGTGGTGCTGGAAATCGGTTGCGGCGCAGGAACTTCGACGCTTGAGATGGCGAGGGCCGAGCCCGATGTCGACGTCATCGCAGTGGACGTGTACCGCCGGGGGCTGGCGCAGCTGCTCAGCGCCATTGCACGTGAGGGCGTCGGGAACATCCGGCTGATCCGTGGCGACGCGGTCGACGTCCTCGAACACCTGATCGCACCGGCTTCGCTGACCGGGGTTCGGGTGTTCTTCCCCGACCCGTGGCCCAAGGCTCGCCACCACAAGCGCCGGCTGCTGCAGCCTGCCACGGTTGCCATGATCGCCGACCGGCTGCGACGCGGTGGTGTGCTGCACGTGGCGACCGACCACGCCGGTTACGCCGCGCAGATCGCCGGGGCCGGTGACGGCGAGCCGCGGCTGGCTCGGGTCGGCCTCCACGCCCGGCCGCTGGCGATCTCGGTCGACCGCCCGACCACCAAATACGAAACCAAGGCCCGGCATGCCGGCAGTACCGTCATCGACTTGGTCTGGGAAAGATGCTGA
- a CDS encoding NYN domain-containing protein encodes MSLTQEAGTQAPEPIPPPVPSAEPGGNGVDGFAPRIRRVLLVWDAPNLDMGLGSILGRRPTALERPRFDALGRWLLARTAELAASRPDVSVEPEATVFTNIAAGSADVVRPWVDALRNVGFAVFAKPKIDDDSDVDTDMLAHIALRSQEGLAALVVASADGQAFRQPLEDIARGGIPVQVLGFREHASWALASDTLEFVDLEDIAGVFREPLPRIGLDSLPEQGAWLQPFRPLSALLTSRE; translated from the coding sequence ATGAGCCTGACGCAAGAAGCGGGCACACAAGCACCCGAACCGATCCCGCCGCCCGTGCCGTCGGCCGAGCCGGGCGGCAACGGCGTGGACGGATTCGCGCCCCGGATTCGGCGGGTGCTGCTGGTGTGGGACGCCCCAAACCTCGACATGGGCCTGGGCTCAATCCTGGGTCGCCGCCCCACAGCGCTGGAACGCCCGCGCTTTGACGCGCTGGGCCGCTGGCTTCTCGCCCGCACCGCCGAGCTGGCGGCAAGCCGTCCCGACGTGTCGGTCGAGCCGGAGGCCACCGTCTTCACCAACATCGCCGCGGGCAGCGCCGACGTGGTTCGTCCCTGGGTGGACGCACTGCGCAACGTGGGTTTCGCCGTCTTCGCCAAACCCAAGATCGACGACGACAGCGACGTCGACACCGACATGCTTGCGCACATCGCGCTACGGTCCCAAGAGGGGCTCGCGGCGCTGGTGGTGGCCTCCGCCGACGGCCAGGCCTTCCGGCAACCGCTGGAGGACATCGCCCGCGGTGGGATCCCGGTTCAGGTGCTCGGATTTCGCGAACACGCGAGTTGGGCGCTAGCGTCGGATACCTTGGAGTTCGTCGACCTGGAGGACATTGCAGGCGTATTCCGGGAGCCGCTGCCGCGAATCGGCCTGGATTCGCTGCCCGAACAAGGAGCGTGGCTGCAGCCGTTCCGACCGCTGTCCGCGCTACTGACCTCGCGTGAGTGA